A stretch of DNA from Curtobacterium sp. MCBD17_035:
CCGAGCCGCATGGAGCAGGTGCGGCAGGCGACGACGGAGGTGTCCGACGCGATCCGTGCCCGGTACTTCCCGACGGACGCGGCCCCGTCCTGGGCCGGAGGCCGCTGACCTCAGGCGGAGCTGGTGCGGTTCGCGACGGCTTCCTCCGAGGCGAACTCGGCCTGCATCGCCGCGCGCGCCCGACGCCCGCCGACCACCGGGATCGAGCTCGTCACGGCCAGGTGGAGCCGACTGTCCGCGTCGTACCGGAGTCGGAGGTGCTGGAACCGGGACAACCAGACGAGCGCGATCGCGAGGGCGACGAACCCCGACAGGGCCCCGACGCCGAGCGCCCACCGCGGACCCCAGGAGTCGGCCACGGCGCCGACGATCGGCGCTCCGATGGGTGTGCCACCCGCGAAGATCGCCATGTACAGCGCCATCACCCGGCCGCGCATCGCCGGTTCGGTGGTCGTCTGGACGAGGGCGTTGGCGGTGGTCATGAACGTCATGGCGGAGAGCCCGACGAACACGAGCAGGATCGCGAACGTGGCGTACGTGGGCATGACCGCGGCGACGGCGCATGCGAGCCCGAAGCCCGTGGACGCGACGACGAGCAGGCGCAGGCGCGGACGTTCGCGACGGGCCGACAGGAGTGCACCGAGCACCGAACCGATCGCCATGACCGAGTTGAGCAGCCCGAACTCGCCCGCGCCGCGGTGGAACTCCACGCGCGCCATGGTGGACGTGAAGATCGGGAAGTTGAGGCCGAACGTCCCCACCATGAAGATCATGCAGAGCACCACGACGATGTCGGGGCGGGTGCGGACGTAGGTGAACCCCGCGCGGATCTGACCCTTGCCGCGCTTCGGCCGGATGCGCCGAGCGAGCTGTGCCGGGTCGACGAACCGCAGCGCGATGAGCACCGCCAGGAACGACGCTGCGTTGATCACGAACACCCAGCCGGAACCGATGGCGGTGATGAGCACGCCGGCGATCGCGGGGCCGATGAGTCGGGCACCGTTGAACGAGGCGGAGTTGAGTGCGACGGCGTTCGCGACGTTCTCGCCCAGGACGACGTCCGACACGAAGGCCTGGCGCACGGGGGTGTCGAAGGCGGCGACGATGCCGAGCGCGAGCGCGAACCCGTAGACCGACAGGAGCGAGGCAGCGCCCGTGACCACCATGATCCCGAGTGCGAGACCGAGCGCTCCCATGAGGGCCTGCGTGACCATCAGGGTGCGCCGGCGGTCGAACCGGTCGGCGACGAGTCCGGTGATCGGCATGAGCACGAGCTGCGGCCCGAACTGGAACGCCATCGTGATACCGACGGCGACGGCGCTGTCGTGGGTGAACTGGGTCAGGACGATCCAGTCCTGCGCGGTGCGCTGCATCCACGTGCCGACGTTCGACACGAGGGCGCCGGAGAACCAGATGCGGTAGTTGCGTCCCGAGAGGGAACTGAACATGGCGGTCACTGCTGGGTGAGCCTCCTCAGGATGTCGGTGGCGTCGGCGAGGGTGCGCCGTTCGGCGGGTGTGAGCTTGGCGATGCGGGGCGCGAGCCAGGCGTCGCGGCGACGACGGGTCTCCCGGACGAAGGCGGCACCGGCATCGGTGGCGCTGATCAGGACCTTGCGCTTGTCGACGGCGTCCTCGGTCTTCCGGACCAGCCCGCGTTCAATGAGGGCGTTCACGGTCTTCGTCATCGAGGGGGGCGTGATGCCCTCGGCATCGCTGAGGTCGGCCAGGGAGCGAGGACCGTTCCGGTGCAGTTGCGCGAGGGCGGAGAACTGGGCATCCGGGACGGAGGCGTCGGCCTTCTGGGCGCGGAGGGTCCGGGACAGGCGGTTGACGGTCATCCGCAGGTCGCTGCTCAGCGATGCGTGCGGTGTCGCCCGGTCGGGGCGAGCGGGGACTTCGACGGACACATCGTTAGCCTATCAAATTAGTTCGGCGAACGAACTGGTTCCGCCGAGGGCGCAGCCGCGTGCCCGCGCGGTCGCCCGCGCCCACCGGTCGCCATGGGGTCGCCCCCATTGCGTCGAGATCGCAGAAGATGCCGCTTCGGAGGGGGCCAAAGCGGCATCTTCTGCGATCTCGACGGACCTGGAGGACCGGCCAGCCCTGGCCGGGTCGGCCGTCAGTGGAACTGGGGGACCGTCAGCCAGATCCCGAACAGCACCGCGGCGGCGCCGACCGCGAAGCACAGTCCCGCACCGGCGATCGCCGCGGGCGGCGTGCGGCCCGAACGCGGGGCCTCCTGGTCGGAGGTCGTCGCCTCACCGCGCGGGTCCTGCGGCTGGCCGACCCCGAGCAGGCGGAGGCCCAGGGTGTAGACGACGACGATGCCCACCGCGGCGACGAACCCGACGCCGAACACCTCGCCGATGGCGCTCCAGTCGATGGTGGACCCCATGTCAGGCCTCCGCTCCGGCGGCGACCGGCTCGCGCTCCGGGGCCGGCTCGTCGTTCACGTTCTCGTGCGTGATCGGCTTGCGTCGGGCGAGCATCACGAAGGTCCCGCCACCGGCGACCGCGAGCAACGCCACGATGACGAGCCCGATCGCCGAGGACGACGCGATCCAGGTCGCGATGCCGCCGGCCACCGCGGCGGCGGGGAGCGTGATCACCCAGGCCGAGGCGATCCTCCCGACCACGCCCCAGTGCACGTCGGCGAGCCGCTTGCCGAGGCCCGACCCGACGACGGACCCGCTCGTCACGTGCGTCGTCGACAGGGCGAACCCGAGGTGGCTCGAGATGAGGATCGTCGCGGCCGAACTCGTCTCGGCGGCGAACCCCTGGGGCGACTGGACGTCCGAGATCCGCTTGCCGACCGTCCGCATGATCCGCCAGCCGCCGGTGTAGGTGCCGAGGCCGATCGCCAGGCCGCAGGCGAGGATCACCCACAGCTCGGGGCCGGTCCCGGAGTCCTGGTAGTGCGCCGCGACGAGCGTGAGCGTGATGACGCCCATCGTCTTCTGCGCGTCGTTCGTCCCGTGGGCCAGGGACACCAGCGACGCCGAGATCGTCTGCCCGTGCCGGAACCCCGTCGCGGCACCGTGCGTCGTCGCGTTCCGGGTGAAGCGGTAGGCCACGAACGTCGCGACGAGTGCGATGACGCCCGCGATCACGGGGGAGAACAGGGCCGGCAGGACGACCTTCGACACCACGGTGGTCCAGCTCACCGACTGGAACCCGGCGCCGATGACCGCGGCACCGATGAGACCGCCGAACAACGCGTGGGTCGAGCTCGACGGCAGGCCGAGGTACCACGTGGCGAGGTTCCAGAGCACGGCGCCGACCAGGCCGGCGAAGATCATGACGGGCGTGATCTCGATGCCGCTCTGGCCCTCGTTGATGATCCCCTGCGACACCGTCGAGGCGACCTCCGTGGACAGGAACGCGCCGACGAGGTTGAGCGACGCCGAGATGAGCACCGCGGTGCGCGGTCTGAGTGCACCGGTCGCGACGGACGTGGCCATCGCGTTGGCGGTGTCGTGGAACCCGTTCGTGAAGTCGAACACCAGGGC
This window harbors:
- a CDS encoding MFS transporter; protein product: MFSSLSGRNYRIWFSGALVSNVGTWMQRTAQDWIVLTQFTHDSAVAVGITMAFQFGPQLVLMPITGLVADRFDRRRTLMVTQALMGALGLALGIMVVTGAASLLSVYGFALALGIVAAFDTPVRQAFVSDVVLGENVANAVALNSASFNGARLIGPAIAGVLITAIGSGWVFVINAASFLAVLIALRFVDPAQLARRIRPKRGKGQIRAGFTYVRTRPDIVVVLCMIFMVGTFGLNFPIFTSTMARVEFHRGAGEFGLLNSVMAIGSVLGALLSARRERPRLRLLVVASTGFGLACAVAAVMPTYATFAILLVFVGLSAMTFMTTANALVQTTTEPAMRGRVMALYMAIFAGGTPIGAPIVGAVADSWGPRWALGVGALSGFVALAIALVWLSRFQHLRLRYDADSRLHLAVTSSIPVVGGRRARAAMQAEFASEEAVANRTSSA
- a CDS encoding MarR family transcriptional regulator, encoding MSVEVPARPDRATPHASLSSDLRMTVNRLSRTLRAQKADASVPDAQFSALAQLHRNGPRSLADLSDAEGITPPSMTKTVNALIERGLVRKTEDAVDKRKVLISATDAGAAFVRETRRRRDAWLAPRIAKLTPAERRTLADATDILRRLTQQ
- a CDS encoding inorganic phosphate transporter, whose translation is MDVLVTVVLVIVVALVFDFTNGFHDTANAMATSVATGALRPRTAVLISASLNLVGAFLSTEVASTVSQGIINEGQSGIEITPVMIFAGLVGAVLWNLATWYLGLPSSSTHALFGGLIGAAVIGAGFQSVSWTTVVSKVVLPALFSPVIAGVIALVATFVAYRFTRNATTHGAATGFRHGQTISASLVSLAHGTNDAQKTMGVITLTLVAAHYQDSGTGPELWVILACGLAIGLGTYTGGWRIMRTVGKRISDVQSPQGFAAETSSAATILISSHLGFALSTTHVTSGSVVGSGLGKRLADVHWGVVGRIASAWVITLPAAAVAGGIATWIASSSAIGLVIVALLAVAGGGTFVMLARRKPITHENVNDEPAPEREPVAAGAEA